In Brassica napus cultivar Da-Ae chromosome A3, Da-Ae, whole genome shotgun sequence, the sequence CAAAAATCTCTAGTTATATATTTCAACTAATAAGTAGTGATCATTCAgaaataatttaataagtaGTGGGTTGTTATATATGATACATATACTTGatctcaaaaaatattttggaagacacAAATTTCATTTATTAAACAAGAAGTTATCATtctaaaaaatttgaatatccTCTCTATACACCCACTTTCTACAAACCCAAAAGAAGCagcaaaagagagaaaaaaaaacgatgGAATGTCATTTGAAACAGTaacaaataatttcaaaaatactcaaattaaaaaaaaaaatcaacgaaATTTTCTTTTGATGATGGTAATGATGATATCATGAGGATGTTGATCAGGATTATGATGTTCTTCTTGGACGATATAATCAATTGAAATGATGATGATTgtgatgttgttgttgctggTCAGGCCATGCCCAATAACCAGCCGACGTCGTTTCATCAATACCATTGAACATATTGCAAAATCCTTGATCCTGAACCATCTGATGTTCAATATGAGCCGAGGTCGTGCTCGTTGTCACAGATCGAATTGTAGAAGGGAAAAGATCTTTCAACCCCTCTGaactattattaatattttccgTGCTTTCATTGTTGCTCCATGAAGCTTCTGCTGATTCTCTCTTGATTTTTCCTGACTCTTTAAGGTCTTGTTTCTTCAATGCTACAACCTGTTTTTGTGTGTACCAATATCACCACACGTAAACTTAAGTTAGCGGAGAAATTTACTCTcgcataaatttattaatttgttaaatactaaaataactTATCGTAAATGTCAACTCACAAGCACATgggaattttattaatttaaaatttatgtacaCAATAATCTTATTTCAaggcaataaaaaaataatgttattttgACAAACATCTTTGCGTTGGATCAAGAGCCTGTCAACAATCTAATTGCATTTTATATTACAGATACTTCGTGTTAATCCATGAAGAATTTCTTTTAGTAAATGCTTGATGAATGATAGTAATTCATGATTAATCATATACATATGAACCTAGTTATATTCATAGACTAGTGGCTTGTTAAAAACTTGcgtatcatttttaattttatttttatgttacatTCATCTCATTTTTATCGAAAATATTTAGCTTTTGGAATTTACGtgatgaaatataaaatatacctCAGCATGGAGTTTCTTGTTGTGGGCTTGAAGAGAATCATTGTCCGATTTCAAAGCATCGAATTGTTTCTTGAGAGAATCATAGTCTCTCTCAAGCTGCTTTGTCTTCCACCTAGCTCTCCTGTTCTGAAACCATATCGCAATCTGCCTAGGCTGCAACCCTAAGGCCTTAGCAAGCTGCATCTTCCTCTCAGGCTCCAGCTTGTTCCCTAGCTCGAAGCTCTTCTCTAATGCCCTAACTTGCTCTAAATTaagccgcttcttcttctctcccaACATCATATGGGACCCATCATCTGACAGATTGTCTTCATCTCCCACCTGGTCCTGATCATTCATGTTCGTCGTGGTCGGGCTTTTTTTAGTTAGATGATGGTGATCTGATACTCCCGTGAACGACATTGATCTGTTCATCATGTAGTTTCCTCCTCCTATAcacccaaaaaaagaagaagttaaaatCAAGTTCAAGATCCAGACTAATCTCCTAACATGTATTCATTATGTGAATTCCACGGTGATTAGAGTCCATAAAAGGTTTACAACTCCAAATCATTATTTGGTAGAGTCTTTAACCCTTTTCACACTATTATATACATGTGTAATTATGTATATGTATAGAGAGAGGTACTTACCGTAGAAGAGATGAGGAGGGCAAGAAGGGAGAGAGGTAGGGGAAGGCAAGTGATGAGCATTGTCTTCATGAAGTTGCTGAAACATGAATCCATGCTGTGGAAAGGCCATCTCCAATCTCAGTTCTTCTTGACTATTAACAATATTGCTCTTTTCCTCCTCATACATATACATACAAACGTGTATGTTACACACGCACAAAGCCCACCAAATGATTAACTCTTCCTAGGAATTGTTATTAGATCAAGAACTTGTTTGGAGGATCGTGAAGTTCTCTTGTGGGGGATAGTTTagtgagaaggagaagaagaatgatGAAGAGATCAGTTCATGAGAGATTTGTATAGGACCCACCCTTTTATACCATTTAGGCTCTATGGCATTTGCTGATCTTTCTTTTGATCTAATTTGTATACGACACTTgggaaaatttaaattttaaatgttaataCCACATGGATCTTTGACATATACATTTTCCACTTCATTTATGCACTGTTTAACGTTGTGATATTAAGATACATACATGTAAAACTTTTTTCTGTGTGCACCATACACATACAACTATGAAACCACCTAACACAgttgatttgacattttttaattacatttaCTTTGTCACCCAGTTAAAATCCTTACGATCACTGTTAGCGCGGGTGTATGATTAAATAAATTCagatcaaaaaataaataatcaatgtTAATTTTTGAACTCTTTCCTAATTTTTAAGATGTACTCTCAAATCCATATTTAGTACTCCCaacgtttttttaatataagtcgttttagaactatgcacatagattaagaaatcattaactttttatattttctaaacaaaaataattatttacctaaccacaaatcaaccaataataaaatataaggtatattattattggtcatataacattaagtgttaataaattttacataaaaaactgaaaacgtcatataatttaaaacataaaaaattttctaaaacgacttatataaaaaaaacggaGAGAGTACTATTTACAAACCTGTAATCTTTTAAGAATATAAGCCAAAATAAGCAAGAAAATGATGACACCCATTAAGCTTAATCCTCGAATGTAGGCGTAGTATCAGGAAAATTGCCATCAATACTAATAGTGTTGGAGAGTTGGAGTGGTATGCTTGCTGGACTAAATTCGTTTATTAAGGCCATTAACTAACATTAATGAATATAAATAACAATTCAATCATTCATTAAGCATACTATACTTCTCAAATATCTCAATGTAATATGTATTGGAACTGTAAAATTATGTGTTTAATTCTATATTATCCGActaatatgatatgatattgTCTATTTTGAACCTAGTTCAAATTcacatggattttttttttaaaatatatcgtACTAATAgattgaacatttttttatatattagatttttatttgtgtAATTATTAACGTGGGACTTTGTTTGATAATTTGTGCGTACAAGGTTTGGGACTTGATAGTGCGTAGATCACCGTTATATTCTTGAATTTATCAACTATTAGGTTTTTACGTACCGTCGCATATTTATATTAAGTTTCTTAAAATGTTTGAATGCTTTTTACAATCGCTGACTCATTGGTTTTCGGAAGAACATTCCACAGTAGACCTTAAAGGCATGTGGATTCTTCTCAACAGGTAAATGCGTTCACAGGATGCACCGACCTATGTATGTTCTAACAACCAAACGTATCAATTATTATTCAGACTCGTGGTAATCAATACTCAGTAGTAACTCAATTATATCAACAGAAAAAACATAAACCATTTCAAACATGTAagttataacaaaattataatataattttgcaCATgacctaaatattttttaaacatctttCTATAACTactgaaattatatatattaacatatgacctaaatattttttaaacgttggctcaaaataaatatattaacataactactgaaattatatatatatataagttataacaaaattataatataattttgcaCATgacctaaatattttttaaacatctttCTATAACTAcagaaattatatttattaacatatgacctaaatattttttaaacgttggctcaaaataaatatattaacataactactgaaattatatatatatatatatatatatatcttttgcaCTTGgcctaaatattttttaaacatcttCTATATCTCATattgtaaacataaaaaaaggTTATATGAATTTATGCTAAAGATATAAACAAGAAAAAGTTGTTATAAAATACAGTTGAGTTAGATATAAatggatatattttttttctaaaccactcaaacttaaataaaagtcgttttacttttcaaattagatttttatatattttcaatttggATCAGACTAGTTTGGATTACCCGAGtaacaaaaaaagatttttgaCTATAATGATATTATACATGTGTTTTTCTGAACTGTATGTTAGTAGAAATGTTGATTGAGTTGAAAAAAATGATGATTGAGATGCTCTTTCTTTCACTCTACTATATTTTGTTGGTAAGAGTCTTTATGAGTATCTAAGGTATATGAGAAAAAGATATAAGACCCGTTACTAGTGTTTTCCAGTTCTCATATCTATGTGGTATTGTGGTGGCTTTCGCAGtatcaaattatatttaaaatttgatctTATTTGTTAGTATATGTTAGTATTTTAGGAATGGGTCCTACAGTATAGTGTCACAGACCTGTCCTACAACAAGGTCTTTCACATGCTTGTATAAGGAAGATTTGAGAGTATTAACACCTATCTATCTATCCTCTTTGGCAATATGCTTTTGTTGCAGAAAATTATTGAATGCTTTTAGATGttattataaagaaaatataaatacatgatCTGAAGCTTCTCCAACTAGCTCCACTGCTCCCATGTGCTCTGCTTCTTTTCTACCTCTCTGCTTCTCTCTTGGGACACTTAACTCTCCAatctctatttaaaaaaaaaaatttgatgggtTTATTTATttcgttatatatatatatatatatatatatatatatatatatatatatgtatttttcatcTAGTTTTATAGAATTAAGAAAGGAATATATGAGATCCAATTACAAAGCCTACGCCCAAAGAAACTGGCAATCACCAGACCCCCAGACAAGCACGAAACCATCAAAAAGTTTACAGACTGAAAAAGCAACTCGTTGGCAAACAGAAGGCCGACCAAAAATTACATTTACCTCGTTGTGTAAAACGAgttttttttatcctttttttCTCTTATGTTAACCgtatagtattattatttttcaaataaaactaGTATTATTAATCATCTTTGTTTCTTATCTTGATTAACCAAAGCCAAAACGATACGTTCGTTTTACAGAACTATTATCATACGGCAAGCAAAACATCTAGAACTAGATTGGGTCACGTTTGAACGAATATCTGAAAGATGATTAACTTCCCTTGATTAAGGGTACAAGCCTGTATGAGAACTAACTATTTATCACTTTCAAGAGATACATATTAGTGTTGAAAAAGGTTGGGggaagaaacacacaaaacaatttactaagtatttttgtttatgtGCACTAAACAATTTACTAAGTATTAAATTCAAATGCTAGTTTGTGTGTGAAAGAAGTGGAGGAAAAAAAATTTTGTcacagttttttatttattaattcacCAGGCTGAAACAATTGAACCAGTGTATATGGGCTTGCTACACTTTCGCTACTCGGTGCTTTAACTGTTCCCCCACCCCCTTTTGAAGCAGCTGAGCGGTCAGCCCacatatttttatttccttGTTTACGTTTGAATTACGCGCGTGAAAGTTATGGGCCTAATTATTCGGCCCTTCAGAGACTTCGGTTCTGTAGCCAGGATAATGCTAAAGGCTATATCCTATATGTcatcaaattttatttctttcatatatatatatatatatatatatatatatatatattttaatacttctttcatttttttttgtaacttagtatttctttcattttcttggTAAGTAAAGTGCGatatttaacaacttaaatagAGTGAAACAGATAGAAGATAATGTCTTAAATAAAACTAGAGATTAATCCGTGCATCCATGCGGGGTAttggttcttatatttttatacattaatattcGTATATCATAATtcgtgttatatattttagatgagtcgtaatataattaattatattcaaAAGATATTGACCGAATCcggtaatatggttatttttggtacaaatatccgaaCTCGTTTCAAgtacatttattatttagatatttttaggtttctatACATCAGAATCAAACTCATCCAGGCCCAGTAGGATCCAACTCAAAatccacacataaatttataatattaaagcagtgcctaatttaaaaaaaataagttgtatcTAAATGGATAGCCAATATTCATGTCTAACTAATTTTATAagctaataaaaatgattatttctATGTGTTTAGCTAAATCAAGTGAAATAAGAagagttttttatttagtaaaaaattaaGTGGAAAtagatgtaatatatttttattattttgatttaagttattattttattcattaaaacatggctttgaattatattttttttacctaCGTAATTTTTCATTGTTTGACACTAAAAAAAAGTTACGGTAAAACAACTAAACCGAACGTTTAACTATATGCAAAACccatttattttacatttttgattttataatcgacgcaaagttaatgttgattaactaataaataaaaatatgaactattattattattatggtaatataaataatgatgtgatgtattgttaaagtaatataattaataaaattattaaactaagTGAAATATGGAACGAAATTTAATGTAATATActaatgaaattattaaaaaaggcattttactttattttttctactactatttatgttttcaaacaattgtcatttatacttttatttatgtttttaaatgtttcgTTTCAAAaggtatttcaattttaatactGACGAAACAAATAGGAGATAATATTACGTTTCATTGAAAGCTTGGTAATTGCTACTTACTAATCCAAGCTATcgtaattaattttgttatataattatgaaaacaaatagtgtttcaaaaaaaaaactatgaaaacAAATTAGGTTTTGAAAAGTCAAACAACGCGGGAAAGGACAATACCGTTAAACAGTGATAACGACCTTAACCGTGATGTAAAGTCTTTTCATCTCccctttctctcttctttttccttttcactTTTCTACTTTTGCTATTATTTACTGTATTTTCTAAATCgcagaaagaaaacaaaagagagattTAGATGTTTCCTTTGACCAACGGTGAGAACAATTGTGTCGGTAGTCACAATAAAAATGTAGGGTATGGCAACATTCACTATTTTATGACGGGTGCTCATCAGTTACGtatagatttgttttaaaacaattaattcaatcgtatataagtattttgtttttttccagTGTCTTAAATATGTTTCATAATGGAGCATCTCacctatttaaattttttttagatgagAAACCTTATTATAAATGTAAGAACATCTTTAGTGGTAAATCACTCAAAACTGAATttctcatattattttattaataagttagatcaataattaaattagaaaagTTAAAAGGACTTACAGTGGATGAGAGACAGTCAGATTGCTTTCTAGTCTCTTTCGATTATTATGGAGCTCTTCTGCGAAGAAGCGTATTTGTTCTTTTGCTCTCTATCTCTTCTActgtttttttattagtttttctaGATAGAAACTCACTTACAAAAACACCAATATGCATGCCCTAAGTTTAAAGCATCTCAAATCAAACTTTTTGTtcactttataataaaataaaaataggttTATTCTATAAACAAATGATTTTTATGGGCGGTTTGACAAAACATGTCTCGAAAACTGCTTATTtagtaattcatttattttttagtcATTACTTTATTTTCgctctaaaataaaatactattgaAATATAACTTAACTccattataaaattgtttttttttgaaaaatatatattgaaccATTTGAAATAGTCTTATTTTAATTGTATGCatgttatataatatagttCATCTACTTTTACGGACAAAATAGAGAAATGttattaaacatcaatatctAGAGACGGAACTAGCattattctatattttaaaaatagaaaaaacttattaaaaaagtaaaatacatTTTCAATATTTTCCCTAAAATAGAATTAAGAACTCTCTCGTAAAAATGAACATTAGAGTAAACttagttatataaaaaatttagaatttttttagaaatgaaTATAGATGTGGTATAGAAATGGTTTTAAAGATGTATAGTAGTTGccattataaattaaatatgagcATATCTCAACTTTTTAGTCAGagattataaatcaaatattcatacatattaattttaaattatttttaatgcaGGTTTCAGCTCTAAGGAACCATATAGGGTACCTAGGCACCACCAACTTTTCTGTAGaagtttataattttgattCGTATACCAGTCACAATTGCAAAACTATCACATTCATTTTCCTTgcagaaaaaaacaaaccatattaagccctttctcaaaaaaaaaaaaaataaacaaaccatATTTGCAACTATATATAGGGACCTCTATAAAGATACGAGTAAGGTGTATTAAAATAAAGATCATCGATATTAGTCGTTGCGAACAGTAGACAAATCATTTCAGGTTTTGTTAGTTGACTATTGATTGGAAAGCTACTATAAATTTGAGCTTACGAATGAGGAACTGTGCTTACATCGAAATTTGTGTCACTCGATTAAACAAAACTCTACTTTAGTGAATTACTTTTCATGAACCTTTGACTTATTAGGTTAGTTAAAACTATTTTTCGTGTAGTCTCGTTAGTTGTTAAGCTACAAAACAATATCCAGTTTCAACCGATTTAACCATTTTACAGTTGTGTCCCATAACTTTAGaatttggtgatttaaagaaataataataaccTACAAAATTTGTAGTATAGTTACAATTAAAAATACCATAAATGGAAGAGATCGAAGTCCGCAAATTCGTTAAACATCGGGTACGCAACAAATTAGAAAGGagtagtgtatatatatataatcgtattcatatacttttttttggtaaaattcaTATACTTGGTTTGTTGTTTATACACTCCATAGCATGTGCGAAAGTAACTTAATTACTACGCTAATTTATGCAAAATTTGAGGCTCATGATCCCAGTTATCcgacaaaattaattattaatgtcattCAAATTTCACATCTGTTCACAAAAGACAAACTCCTTATAagatttgatttaagttatttgtaaatatgtaatacaataatattacacaccaaaaaaATGTAATACAATACTGTTTAATTTACTAATTTCGCGTTATTTTGTGTCCTTATTGCAGCATTAATAAGCAAGATTCGTGTGATCCTGCCACTTGACATTTCAACCAAAGAGTCGCACATCTTACTTTTGGCTGAGGAGCATACACATCTTGACTGTAAATAATTACACAAATGAATTGAAACCCGAAAAAGATAAATTCTACCGATACATCATTTGCGCAACTATTCTGGCTGAAAAAGCCTGCCATAGGGCAGATTTGTTTTTTGCTATatatgtgttttcttttgtcatcaaaaaatctttttttgctATGTGTTATCAACTGAAATAAATTATGTGTATTAGTGTATAGTACTATGTTTGAACTGATGTTTAGAAGAtttctttactttttaaaaaaatataagatatcaAATTCTACttcaatatatgaatatttttgctATTATAAAAGgtatagttataaaaaaaaatagtgtaatTTATCCCCCTTTTTAAGTGTAATTTACCGAAATTGTACGTCATGTTTTGTTCCCTTTTGTCCATTATATATTTCATctgtatataaatatgatttacaAATGAACTCACAAGTCTCacatcatattatatatttataaagcttaagttgcatgcatgatttAAAACCAGAATAGGGTCCAATAAGAAACCTAGCTAGCTAGACTTgtaactaatatataaaacatataacagATAATTAAGCAGAAACCCTGATGGATAGACCTCGCAACGATATtgtaaaatgatatataaagtaCATATATCTTAGCTATTCATTAATCAAACTCCTAATAACGGCTGCTTGTGGGCTATTAGGATCAATGGTCTCCAGAAGCTGAGACAATCGATCACTGAGATCATCGGCTTCTTTGTTCAAGTTTCTTATGTAATTGCAAGTCTCTTGTAACACCTTCGACGCTGATAcctatatatttcaaataattaacattttataGTCAGAACTCAAATTATATATGTCCAAAACAAGTCTGAATATGAGGTAATAGTGTGTCTTAATGTAAAACAAGATCGAGATCAATATT encodes:
- the LOC106431848 gene encoding homeobox-leucine zipper protein HAT7-like — its product is MYMYEEEKSNIVNSQEELRLEMAFPQHGFMFQQLHEDNAHHLPSPTSLPSCPPHLFYGGGNYMMNRSMSFTGVSDHHHLTKKSPTTTNMNDQDQVGDEDNLSDDGSHMMLGEKKKRLNLEQVRALEKSFELGNKLEPERKMQLAKALGLQPRQIAIWFQNRRARWKTKQLERDYDSLKKQFDALKSDNDSLQAHNKKLHAEVVALKKQDLKESGKIKRESAEASWSNNESTENINNSSEGLKDLFPSTIRSVTTSTTSAHIEHQMVQDQGFCNMFNGIDETTSAGYWAWPDQQQQHHNHHHFN
- the LOC106443117 gene encoding transcription factor PRE2-like → MSSGRRSRQASSSSRINDDQITELISKLRQSIPEIRQNRRSNTVSASKVLQETCNYIRNLNKEADDLSDRLSQLLETIDPNSPQAAVIRSLINE